Genomic segment of Rhodocaloribacter litoris:
TCATTACAGGCAGCCCATACTGAATCCAAAAAGAGATTTTTGAATTCATATTCCACCGGGATTGGGCCTGATACAAGCAAACACAGAAACACAACCGTGCATACAACCCATTTGTGTTTCATGATGACGCACCTCCCGTTTTTCATTCACACCCGAACACGTGTCCCCGGCCGGCAGGGGTGTGGGCCGCGCAGCCAGTTGCACGGCAACTTTATTACACACACACATACACAGCTTGTCAAGAAACATATCCGTCTTCACCCCTTCTTAACAACACGGCACGCCCCCTCCCGGCGCGAACCCTTCCCCGACTTGTTCGTTGTGTAAGGTTCCATCCGACCCGCCACACGAACCCCGGCTCCGGACATGCCCGCCTCGTTCGACACCCTCGCCGATCTCCTTCGCCGGCGCATCCTCGTGCTCGACGGCGCCATGGGCACGATGATCCAGCGCCACTACCTCACCGAGGACGACTTCCGCGGCGCGCGCTTTGCCGACCACGGGCAGCCGCTGCGGGGCAACAACGACCTGCTCTCACTCACCCGACCCGACGTCATCCGCGACATCCACCGCGCCTACCTCGACGCCGGGGCCGACCTCATCGAGACGAACACGTTCAACGCCACCGCCATCTCGCAGGCCGACTACGGCACGGAGGCGCTGGCCTATGAACTGAACGTGGCCGCCGCCCGCCTGGCCCGCGAGGCCGCCGACGAATACACCCGCCGCACCCCCGAGAAGCCGCGCTTCGTGGCCGGCGCCATCGGGCCGCTCAACAAGGCTCTCTCCCTCTCGCCCGACGTCGAGAACCCCGGCTTCCGCGCCGTCACCTTCGACGAAGTCCGGGCCGCCTACGCCGAGCAGGTCGCCGGCCTCGTCGACGGCGGGGTGGACGTGCTCCTGGTCGAGACCGTCTTCGACACGCTCAACGCCAAAGCCGCCCTCTTCGCCATCCAGGAGCATTTCCGGCGCACGGGGCGCGTCCTGCCCGTGATGGTCTCCGGCACCATCGTCGACCAGAGCGGGCGGACGCTCTCGGGGCAGACGCCCGAGGCCTTCTGGATCTCCATCGCGCACGCGCCGAACCTGCTCTCGGTGGGGCTCAACTGCGCCCTCGGCTCGGCCCAGATGCGGCCCTTCCTCGAAGAACTCGCCGGCGTGGCGACGGTCTTCACCAGCCTCTACCCGAACGCCGGCCTGCCGAACGAATTCGGCGGCTACGACGAGACGCCGGACTTCATGGCCGCGCAGATCGACGCCTACGCCCGCGACGGCTTCCTCAACCTCGTCGGCGGCTGCTGCGGCACCACGCCCGAGCACATCCGCGCCCTGGCCGAGGTGGCCGCCCGGCACGCGCCGCGCCGCGTCCCCGAGCGTCCCCGCACCCTCCGCCTCGCCGGCCTCGAACCGCTCGTCTTCCGCCCCGGCCTCAACTTCGTCAACATCGGCGAGCGCACGAACGTCACCGGCTCGCGGCGCTTCGCCCGCCTCATCCGCGAGGAAAACTACGACGAGGCCGTCTCGGTGGCCCGCCAGCAGGTCGAGAACGGCGCGCAGATGATCGACGTGAACATGGACGAGGCCATGCTCGACGGCGCCGCCGCCATGACCCGCTTCCTCAACCTGATCGCCGCCGAGCCCGACATCGCCCGCGTGCCCGTGGTCCTCGACTCGTCGAAGTGGGAGGTCCTCGAAGCCGGGCTGAAGTGCGTGCAGGGCAAGGCCGTGGTCAACTCCATCAGCCTCAAGGAAGGCGAAGACGTGTTCCTCGAACAGGCCCGGAAGGCGCGGATGTACGGCGCCGCCGTCATCGTGATGGCTTTCGACGAACAGGGGCAGGCGGACACCTTCGCGCGCCGCATCGCCGTGTGCGAACGCGCCTACCGCCTCCTCACCGAACAGGCCGGCTTCCCGCCCGAGGACATCATCTTCGACCCCAACATCTTCGCCGTCGCCACCGGCATCCCGGAGCACAACCGGTACGCGCTCGACTTCCTCGAAGCCACCCGGTGGATCAAGGCGAACCTGCCGCACGCCCGCGTCTCCGGCGGCGTCTCGAACCTGTCGTTCTCGTTCCGCGGCAACGACCGCGTGCGCGAGGCCATGCACACGTGCTTCCTCTACCACGCCATCCAGGCGGGCATGGACATGGGCATCGTCAACGCCGGGCAGATCGCCGTGTACGAGGAGATCGAGCCCGAGCTGCGCGAGCGCATCGAGGACGTGCTCTTCGACCGGCGGCCCGACGCCACCGAGCGCCTGGTGGACTATGCCGAGCGGCTCAAAGAGAAGGGCGGGGCGACGGCCGAGCGCGA
This window contains:
- the metH gene encoding methionine synthase, coding for MPASFDTLADLLRRRILVLDGAMGTMIQRHYLTEDDFRGARFADHGQPLRGNNDLLSLTRPDVIRDIHRAYLDAGADLIETNTFNATAISQADYGTEALAYELNVAAARLAREAADEYTRRTPEKPRFVAGAIGPLNKALSLSPDVENPGFRAVTFDEVRAAYAEQVAGLVDGGVDVLLVETVFDTLNAKAALFAIQEHFRRTGRVLPVMVSGTIVDQSGRTLSGQTPEAFWISIAHAPNLLSVGLNCALGSAQMRPFLEELAGVATVFTSLYPNAGLPNEFGGYDETPDFMAAQIDAYARDGFLNLVGGCCGTTPEHIRALAEVAARHAPRRVPERPRTLRLAGLEPLVFRPGLNFVNIGERTNVTGSRRFARLIREENYDEAVSVARQQVENGAQMIDVNMDEAMLDGAAAMTRFLNLIAAEPDIARVPVVLDSSKWEVLEAGLKCVQGKAVVNSISLKEGEDVFLEQARKARMYGAAVIVMAFDEQGQADTFARRIAVCERAYRLLTEQAGFPPEDIIFDPNIFAVATGIPEHNRYALDFLEATRWIKANLPHARVSGGVSNLSFSFRGNDRVREAMHTCFLYHAIQAGMDMGIVNAGQIAVYEEIEPELRERIEDVLFDRRPDATERLVDYAERLKEKGGATAERDEAWRQAPVEERLRHALVKGITDYIEADVEEARQAYPSPLDVIEGPLMDGMNVVGDLFGAGKMFLPQVVKSARVMKKAVAYLTPYIEAEKARRADDRPRAKVLLATVKGDVHDIGKNIVGVVLGCNNYEVIDLGVMVPADRILAEARRHGADLIGLSGLITPSLDEMVHVAKEMTREGFTVPLLIGGATTSKVHTAVKIAPHYAGPVVHVLDASRAVAVVSRLTSDDARDAFVAEVVADYEAVRQAHARRTDRTAYLSLSEARANAFTSDWEAVPITTPHRLGVTVLRNFPLEKLRRYIDWTPFFQAWELRGKYPALLEDPEKGPVARKLFEDANALLDELIAGGLLTAHGVFGLFPAHATGDDIEVYTGEDRTEVAAVLHTLRQQAAKTPGRPNRALADYVAPKASGVPDYVGAFAVTAGHGVDALVARYEAEHDDYRAILIKALADRLAEAFAEHLHERVRKVYWGYAPDEAFTNEDLIAERYRGIRPAPGYPAQPDHTEKRILWDLLDAEANTGITLTESLAMLPAASVCGLYFAHPEAAYFNVGQLGRDQIEDYARRKGMPVEEVERWLTPRLNYTPEHERETAG